Proteins from one Coffea arabica cultivar ET-39 chromosome 8c, Coffea Arabica ET-39 HiFi, whole genome shotgun sequence genomic window:
- the LOC140013651 gene encoding UDP-glucuronate 4-epimerase 3-like, with the protein MTQLKPILSHLDAIPSTPGKCKPDKTSPYHSTFHRLRLHSALLPRRTLWSFIFLFLILLFLFLSPPSATSTASNASVNGGKRRSLHTAAVVGPSLGPNWENRAWASARPASKSGLSVLVTGAVGFVGAHVSLALKKRGDGVVGVDNFNSYYETGLKKARNSLLEKSGIFVVEGDINDAALLRKLFETVKFTHVMHLAAQAGVRYAMKNPMSYIHSNVDGFVNLLEICKAANPQPSVVWASSSSVYGLNSKVPFSEKDRTDQPASLYAATKKAGEEIAHTYNHIYGLSLTGLRFFTVYGPWGRPDMAYYFFTKDILRGKEIKIYEGVDHGTVARDFTYIDDVVKGCLAALDTAKKSTGSGGKKRGAAQFRIYNLGNTTPVPIGRLVSILEKLLRVKAKKKVIQMPRNGDVPFTHANISLAHKELGYKPTTDLEAGLKKFVKWYVGYYGSKKKSAW; encoded by the coding sequence ATGACCCAATTGAAGCCGATTCTGTCCCACCTTGATGCCATACCCTCTACGCCGGGGAAGTGCAAACCGGACAAAACGTCGCCGTATCACTCCACTTTTCATCGTTTAAGGCTTCATTCTGCACTTCTCCCAAGGCGCACTCTTTGGTCATTTATTTTCCTCTTCCTTATTCTGCTGTTCCTTTTCTTGTCTCCGCCGTCTGCCACTAGCACCGCCTCGAACGCCTCTGTCAATGGAGGCAAGCGCCGGAGTCTCCATACTGCTGCAGTGGTTGGACCCAGTCTCGGCCCGAACTGGGAGAATCGGGCATGGGCCTCGGCCCGTCCGGCTTCCAAGTCGGGCCTCTCCGTTCTAGTCACCGGTGCGGTTGGTTTCGTCGGAGCCCATGTCTCCCTTGCCCTCAAAAAGCGTGGAGACGGCGTCGTTGGGGTGGACAACTTCAACTCTTACTATGAAACCGGGCTTAAGAAGGCCCGAAATTCCCTCCTAGAAAAGTCGGGAATTTTTGTTGTTGAAGGTGACATAAACGACGCCGCATTGCTTCGGAAACTCTTCGAGACGGTGAAATTTACGCACGTGATGCATTTGGCCGCTCAAGCCGGGGTACGGTATGCTATGAAAAATCCCATGTCCTATATTCATAGTAACGTGGATGGTTTTGTGAATTTACTAGAAATATGTAAAGCTGCAAATCCACAGCCTTCTGTTGTTTGGGCTTCGTCTAGTTCTGTTTATGGATTAAATTCTAAGGTGCCCTTTTCGGAAAAAGATCGAACTGACCAGCCAGCAAGTTTGTATGCAGCCACAAAAAAGGCTGGTGAAGAAATAGCACATACATATAATCATATTTATGGACTTTCCTTAACCGGGTTAAGGTTTTTTACGGTTTATGGACCGTGGGGTAGGCCTGATATGGCGTATTATTTCTTTACCAAGGATATATTGAGAGGAAAAGAGATTAAAATCTATGAGGGGGTTGATCATGGGACTGTAGCAAGGGATTTTACTTACATTGATGATGTGGTGAAGGGTTGTTTGGCTGCGTTGGATACGGCAAAAAAGAGTACCGGGAGTGGGGGGAAGAAAAGAGGTGCTGCACAGTTTAGGATCTATAATTTGGGGAATACGACCCCGGTGCCAATTGGGAGGCTTGTGAGTATATTGGAGAAGTTGTTGAGGGTGAAGGCTAAGAAGAAGGTGATTCAAATGCCAAGGAATGGAGATGTGCCTTTTACTCATGCCAACATTAGTTTGGCTCACAAGGAGCTTGGTTATAAGCCTACTACGGATTTGGAGGCCGGGTTGAAGAAGTTTGTTAAGTGGTATGTTGGTT